A section of the Paenibacillus aurantius genome encodes:
- the topA gene encoding type I DNA topoisomerase, which produces MADSLVIVESPAKAKTIGKYLGSKYIVKASMGHIRDLPKSQIGVEVTNNFEPKYITIRGKGSVLKELKDASKKVKKIYLAADPDREGEAIAWHLAHYLEVQNTDSCRVVFNEITKQAVKDAFKNPRPINIDLVNAQQARRILDRLVGYKISPLLWKKVKKGLSAGRVQSVAVKLINDRENEIKEFVPEEYWSITAKLAAAKATFEAKYHGTAGEKRELGNKEEVDVILSDLKKADFVVSTVKEKERHRNPSAPFITSTLQQEAARKLNFRAAKTMSVAQQLYEGIDLGKEGTVGLITYMRTDSTRISPVAQEEAKQFITEKFGADYVPETPRNYSKKAANAQDAHEAVRPSSVLREPDQLKEYLSRDQLRLYKLVWERFVASQMASAVLDTVTVDLHANDHVFRAVGSQVKFPGFMKVYIEGNDDGTTEEDRLLPIMAQGDKVKKEDIEPKQHFTQPPPRYTEARLVRALEEMGIGRPSTYAPTLETIQKRGYVALEEKKFVPTELGELVIQLMEEFFPEILDVEFTAHMEEELDHVEEGKENWVKVLDSFYSSFEKRLEVAEEEMKEIEIQDEVSDEICEKCGNPLVYKMGRFGKFLACSGFPECRNTKPIVKDIGVTCPKCKEGKIVERRSKKGRIFFGCDQYPACDFVSWDRPVDRPCPNCGAMLIQKNTKNGPVIQCVECDFKEEPQEEAAE; this is translated from the coding sequence ATGGCCGATTCGTTAGTCATAGTAGAATCACCCGCCAAAGCGAAAACTATCGGCAAATATTTAGGCAGCAAGTATATCGTAAAGGCTTCCATGGGCCACATACGAGACCTTCCCAAAAGCCAGATCGGCGTAGAAGTGACCAACAACTTTGAACCTAAATATATAACGATCCGCGGCAAAGGTTCCGTCCTGAAGGAATTGAAGGATGCGAGCAAGAAAGTCAAAAAAATCTATCTGGCGGCTGACCCTGACCGTGAAGGGGAGGCCATAGCCTGGCATTTGGCCCATTACCTGGAGGTCCAGAACACGGACTCCTGCCGGGTGGTTTTTAACGAAATCACCAAGCAGGCCGTCAAGGACGCCTTCAAGAACCCTCGGCCGATCAATATAGATCTTGTGAACGCGCAGCAAGCGCGGCGGATTCTGGATCGACTGGTCGGGTACAAAATCAGCCCGCTCCTCTGGAAGAAGGTCAAAAAGGGCTTATCCGCCGGCCGCGTTCAATCGGTTGCCGTTAAGCTCATCAATGACCGGGAGAACGAAATCAAGGAATTCGTTCCGGAGGAATACTGGTCCATTACCGCCAAGCTGGCGGCGGCCAAAGCTACTTTTGAAGCGAAATATCATGGAACCGCGGGAGAAAAAAGGGAACTCGGAAACAAGGAAGAAGTCGATGTTATCCTGTCCGACCTTAAGAAGGCGGACTTTGTGGTCAGCACGGTCAAGGAGAAGGAACGGCACCGGAACCCTTCCGCGCCCTTCATCACAAGTACCTTGCAGCAGGAAGCGGCACGCAAGCTAAATTTCCGGGCGGCCAAAACCATGTCCGTGGCCCAACAGCTGTATGAGGGCATCGACCTCGGCAAGGAAGGGACCGTCGGTCTTATCACCTACATGCGTACCGACTCCACCCGGATCTCGCCGGTCGCTCAAGAGGAAGCCAAACAGTTTATTACGGAGAAGTTCGGAGCCGATTACGTTCCGGAAACGCCCCGCAACTACTCGAAGAAGGCGGCAAACGCCCAGGATGCGCACGAAGCGGTCCGGCCAAGCTCCGTTCTTCGGGAGCCGGATCAGCTGAAGGAGTACTTGTCCCGAGATCAGCTAAGGCTGTACAAGCTTGTCTGGGAGCGTTTCGTAGCGAGCCAGATGGCTTCGGCTGTCCTCGATACGGTTACGGTGGATCTTCATGCCAACGATCACGTGTTCCGGGCTGTCGGTTCGCAAGTGAAGTTCCCGGGTTTTATGAAGGTCTATATTGAGGGCAATGATGACGGCACGACCGAGGAAGACCGGCTTCTGCCGATCATGGCCCAGGGAGATAAAGTCAAGAAGGAAGACATTGAACCGAAGCAGCATTTCACGCAGCCTCCTCCCCGTTATACGGAGGCACGGCTCGTAAGAGCGCTTGAGGAGATGGGCATCGGACGCCCGAGTACGTATGCCCCTACGCTGGAAACGATCCAGAAGCGGGGTTATGTGGCACTCGAAGAGAAGAAGTTCGTGCCGACGGAACTCGGGGAGCTCGTCATCCAGCTGATGGAAGAGTTTTTCCCGGAAATTCTCGATGTCGAGTTTACCGCCCATATGGAAGAAGAGCTTGACCACGTGGAGGAAGGCAAAGAGAATTGGGTGAAGGTGCTGGATTCCTTCTACAGCTCCTTCGAGAAGCGGCTTGAGGTCGCGGAGGAAGAAATGAAGGAAATCGAGATCCAAGACGAGGTTTCCGACGAGATTTGCGAGAAGTGCGGCAATCCGCTTGTTTATAAAATGGGCCGCTTCGGCAAGTTCCTCGCCTGCTCCGGCTTTCCGGAGTGCCGGAATACGAAGCCGATTGTGAAGGACATAGGGGTTACCTGTCCGAAGTGCAAGGAAGGCAAAATTGTCGAGCGGCGGAGCAAGAAAGGCCGGATCTTCTTCGGCTGCGACCAGTACCCGGCTTGTGATTTCGTTTCGTGGGACCGTCCGGTCGACCGTCCTTGTCCCAACTGCGGGGCCATGCTGATCCAGAAGAACACGAAGAACGGTCCGGTCATCCAATGCGTGGAATGCGACTTCAAAGAAGAGCCGCAGGAAGAAGCGGCCGAATAA
- the sucC gene encoding ADP-forming succinate--CoA ligase subunit beta has product MNIHEYQGKEVLRQYGVVVPNGKVAFTVDEAVEAAKELGTQVVVVKAQIHAGGRGKAGGVKVAKNLDEVRTYAQEILGKVLVTHQTGPEGKEVKRLLIEQGCDIKKEYYVGVVVDRATGRVVMMASEEGGTEIEEVAEHSPEKIFKEVIDPAVGLQAFQARRLAYAINIPNALVNKAAQFMLALYTAFVDKDCSIAEINPLVVTGDGNVMALDAKLNFDSNALYRHKDILELRDLTEEDEKEIEASKFDLSYIALDGNIGCMVNGAGLAMATMDIIKYYGGEPANFLDVGGGATTEKVTEAFKIILSDPKVKGIFVNIFGGIMRCDFIANGVVEAAKQLGLNKPLVVRLEGTNVDLGKKILNESGLNIIAADSMADGAQKIVEQVKNV; this is encoded by the coding sequence ATGAATATCCATGAGTATCAAGGCAAAGAAGTCCTGAGACAATATGGAGTCGTCGTTCCCAATGGCAAAGTGGCTTTCACCGTGGATGAAGCGGTTGAAGCGGCTAAGGAACTCGGCACTCAGGTAGTTGTCGTCAAGGCGCAAATCCATGCAGGCGGACGGGGAAAAGCCGGCGGTGTTAAAGTCGCCAAAAACCTGGACGAAGTGCGTACATACGCCCAGGAAATTCTCGGCAAGGTTCTGGTTACCCACCAAACGGGTCCGGAAGGCAAGGAAGTCAAGCGTCTCTTGATCGAGCAGGGCTGCGACATCAAGAAAGAATATTACGTAGGGGTTGTCGTTGACCGTGCCACCGGCCGTGTCGTCATGATGGCTTCCGAAGAAGGCGGAACGGAGATCGAAGAGGTCGCCGAGCATTCCCCTGAGAAAATCTTCAAAGAAGTGATCGATCCGGCTGTCGGGCTGCAGGCTTTCCAAGCCCGCCGTTTGGCTTACGCCATCAACATCCCGAACGCGCTTGTAAACAAAGCGGCTCAGTTCATGCTGGCTCTTTACACCGCTTTTGTGGACAAAGACTGCTCCATCGCGGAAATCAACCCTCTCGTGGTAACGGGCGACGGCAATGTAATGGCTCTCGACGCCAAGCTGAACTTCGACTCTAACGCCCTCTATCGTCATAAAGACATCCTTGAGCTTCGCGACCTGACCGAGGAAGACGAGAAAGAAATCGAAGCTTCCAAATTCGACCTGAGCTACATTGCCCTGGACGGAAACATTGGGTGTATGGTTAACGGCGCGGGTCTAGCCATGGCTACGATGGATATTATCAAATACTACGGCGGCGAACCGGCCAACTTCCTTGATGTAGGGGGCGGTGCGACGACGGAGAAGGTTACCGAAGCCTTCAAAATCATTCTTTCCGATCCTAAAGTTAAAGGGATCTTCGTTAACATCTTCGGCGGAATCATGCGCTGTGACTTTATCGCGAACGGTGTCGTGGAAGCCGCTAAACAGCTTGGCTTGAACAAGCCCCTCGTCGTTCGTCTCGAAGGAACGAATGTCGACCTGGGCAAAAAGATTCTTAACGAGTCCGGGCTTAACATCATTGCAGCGGATTCGATGGCGGACGGCGCTCAGAAGATCGTTGAGCAAGTAAAGAACGTTTAA
- the codY gene encoding GTP-sensing pleiotropic transcriptional regulator CodY gives MSLLTKTRQLNRLLQKAAGRSVNFMEMSQVLRDIIDANIYVVSRRGKILGCSMTGDYSAELDQMIVQDRRIPEDYNGHLLKIEETDSNSADPVHRLFEDAVVTVVPITGAGDRVGTLVLTRDEKPFEDDDLILAEYGSTIVGMEILREKAEESGLEIRSKAIVQVAVSSLSYSELEAVEHIFEELKGQEGLLVASKIADRVGITRSVIVNALRKLESAGVIETRSLGMKGTYIKILNDQLIQGLDKTKV, from the coding sequence ATGAGCTTATTAACGAAAACGAGACAGCTGAACCGGCTGCTTCAGAAGGCTGCCGGGCGGTCCGTCAATTTTATGGAGATGTCTCAGGTTCTGCGGGATATTATTGACGCCAACATCTATGTGGTCAGCCGCAGAGGAAAGATACTTGGATGCTCCATGACCGGAGACTATTCGGCCGAGCTTGATCAAATGATCGTTCAGGACCGCAGAATCCCGGAGGATTACAACGGCCATCTGCTCAAAATCGAAGAAACGGATTCCAATTCGGCGGACCCGGTTCACCGGTTGTTTGAGGATGCGGTGGTCACCGTCGTTCCCATAACGGGAGCGGGAGACCGGGTGGGCACCTTGGTCCTAACAAGGGACGAAAAGCCGTTCGAGGATGACGATCTGATTCTGGCCGAGTACGGCTCCACGATTGTGGGGATGGAGATTTTACGCGAGAAGGCCGAGGAGAGCGGATTGGAAATCCGCAGCAAGGCGATCGTCCAGGTCGCGGTCAGTTCTCTTTCCTACAGCGAGCTGGAGGCCGTGGAGCATATTTTCGAGGAGCTGAAGGGACAGGAAGGGCTCTTGGTCGCAAGCAAAATCGCCGACCGGGTAGGCATTACCCGTTCCGTTATCGTAAATGCCCTGCGCAAGCTGGAAAGTGCCGGTGTGATCGAAACCCGATCCCTCGGTATGAAGGGGACCTATATCAAAATCTTGAACGACCAGCTTATCCAAGGGCTGGATAAGACCAAGGTATAA
- the dprA gene encoding DNA-processing protein DprA has product MDNRTALLALNEIKQVGWKTILKLVSGLPDLSMLASLEAGDLTRLDIPLPLGEKILSALRDSGGEAWEEKYQEKGIQVVTLYDPSYPALLKQTSQPPWVLYGIGNFRLLERPCLAMVGTRVPTPYGRKVAEDLARAMARAGFCIVSGMARGIDTSAHRGAVSEKGGTIAMLGCGVDVLYPPENRAIYAEIGEKGLLLSEFPPGTSAKPGLFPLRNRIIAGLSWGTIVVEAALRSGSLITADQALEESRDVFAVPGPITSPKSLGAMSLIKQGAKLVTEPEDIWQEYAGRVSGLSWEGDKEPLQAAELTSEEEAIWNLLSHEPQTLDSILEQSQTNFGHLHTILLSLTLKKKIKPLPGAAYVVI; this is encoded by the coding sequence ATGGACAATCGAACGGCATTGCTCGCCTTGAATGAGATCAAGCAGGTAGGCTGGAAGACCATTCTGAAGCTGGTCAGCGGCTTGCCGGACCTAAGCATGCTTGCAAGCTTGGAAGCCGGCGACTTAACCCGTCTGGACATTCCGCTTCCCCTGGGAGAGAAGATTTTGTCGGCTTTACGCGACAGCGGAGGCGAAGCTTGGGAGGAGAAGTACCAGGAGAAGGGGATTCAAGTCGTCACGCTGTATGATCCGTCCTATCCCGCTCTGCTTAAGCAAACCTCTCAGCCCCCTTGGGTGCTGTACGGAATCGGGAACTTCCGGCTTTTGGAACGGCCATGCCTTGCGATGGTGGGTACCCGGGTCCCTACGCCTTACGGCCGCAAGGTTGCGGAGGATTTAGCCCGAGCTATGGCCCGGGCGGGCTTCTGCATCGTCAGCGGGATGGCCCGCGGAATCGATACCTCCGCCCACCGCGGGGCAGTAAGTGAGAAGGGGGGCACCATAGCCATGCTGGGCTGCGGAGTGGATGTCCTGTACCCGCCGGAGAATAGAGCGATCTATGCGGAGATCGGGGAAAAAGGACTTCTTTTGTCGGAATTCCCGCCAGGCACCTCCGCCAAGCCCGGTCTCTTTCCGCTTCGCAACCGGATTATAGCGGGGCTTAGTTGGGGAACGATAGTGGTAGAGGCCGCCCTTCGCAGCGGGTCGTTGATTACCGCCGATCAAGCATTGGAGGAATCGCGCGATGTTTTTGCGGTTCCCGGGCCTATCACCTCACCAAAAAGCCTGGGTGCTATGTCCCTGATCAAGCAGGGAGCGAAGCTGGTGACGGAGCCGGAGGACATCTGGCAGGAGTATGCGGGAAGGGTTTCCGGTCTCTCCTGGGAAGGCGATAAAGAGCCTCTTCAGGCGGCCGAACTCACCTCGGAGGAAGAAGCGATCTGGAATCTTCTGTCTCATGAGCCCCAAACGTTGGACAGCATTTTGGAGCAAAGCCAAACAAATTTTGGACATTTGCATACAATTCTGTTATCTTTAACTTTGAAAAAAAAGATCAAGCCGCTGCCGGGCGCAGCGTACGTCGTGATATAG
- the hslV gene encoding ATP-dependent protease subunit HslV, with protein MGDFHATTIFAIRHNGKGAIAGDGQVTFGNSMVMKSSAKKVRRLYRGKVVAGFAGSVADAITLFEKFEGKLEEHHGNLQRAAVELAKEWRSDRVLRKLEAMMIVMDSSGLLLISGNGEIIEPDDGILAIGSGGSFALAAGRAMHRYAPHLEAKEIARAALETAADICVYTNHNIIVEEIE; from the coding sequence ATGGGCGATTTCCACGCGACGACAATATTCGCCATCCGTCATAACGGCAAGGGAGCGATTGCCGGAGACGGTCAAGTGACGTTTGGCAACAGCATGGTTATGAAAAGCTCGGCCAAAAAAGTGCGGAGGCTGTACCGCGGCAAGGTAGTCGCCGGTTTTGCCGGCTCGGTTGCTGATGCTATTACGCTTTTCGAGAAATTCGAGGGCAAGCTCGAAGAACACCACGGGAATTTGCAGCGGGCCGCCGTGGAGCTGGCCAAGGAATGGAGGTCAGACCGGGTTCTTCGCAAACTGGAGGCCATGATGATCGTCATGGATTCCTCGGGTTTGCTGCTCATCTCCGGTAACGGGGAGATTATCGAGCCGGATGACGGCATTCTCGCCATAGGCTCCGGAGGCAGCTTTGCGCTGGCCGCCGGCCGGGCGATGCACCGGTATGCCCCGCACCTGGAGGCTAAGGAAATCGCAAGAGCGGCGCTGGAGACGGCTGCCGACATTTGTGTATATACCAATCACAATATTATCGTGGAAGAAATCGAGTAA
- the flgB gene encoding flagellar basal body rod protein FlgB translates to MIMLNKPGFSLLERSLDAASLRQNVIANNIANVDTPYFKRSDVSFEEMLQNETNGLVGIQGQRTNSRHFAIGQSDEGTKPQIKLDEQSVINNNNNNVDIDTEMSLLAKNQLRYNVMIQQMNTEFKHFRTALNGGK, encoded by the coding sequence ATGATAATGCTTAATAAACCTGGATTTAGCCTGCTGGAGCGCTCCCTGGATGCGGCAAGCCTTCGGCAGAATGTCATTGCGAACAATATCGCAAATGTCGACACTCCATACTTCAAAAGGTCGGATGTCAGCTTCGAAGAGATGCTTCAGAACGAAACCAACGGACTAGTCGGCATACAGGGCCAAAGAACCAATTCGAGACATTTCGCCATAGGCCAATCCGACGAAGGAACAAAGCCCCAGATTAAACTGGATGAGCAATCCGTGATTAACAACAATAACAACAACGTGGATATCGACACGGAAATGTCCCTCCTGGCCAAAAACCAGCTTCGCTACAATGTGATGATCCAGCAGATGAATACGGAGTTCAAGCATTTCAGAACGGCGCTTAACGGAGGGAAATAA
- the sucD gene encoding succinate--CoA ligase subunit alpha produces MSILINKNTKVITQGMTGKTGMFHTKGGLDYGTQMVGGVTPGKGGTKVDFDLENGSTVSLPVFNTVADAVKETGANASVIYVAPPFAAEAIMEAVDADLDLVICITEGIPVLDMVKVSRYMEGKRTVLIGPNCPGVITPGESKIGIMPGYIHAPGHVGVVSRSGTLTYEAVHQLTTRGIGQSSAVGIGGDPVKGSEFIDILKMFNEDPDTYAVIMIGEIGGTAEEEAAEWIEANMTKPVVGFIGGKTAPAGKRMGHAGAIISGGKGTAAEKVATLERCGIKVAPTPSEMGSTLVSVLEEKGLLDKCITKK; encoded by the coding sequence ATGAGTATTTTGATCAACAAAAATACGAAGGTCATCACCCAAGGAATGACGGGCAAGACCGGAATGTTCCACACAAAGGGCGGACTGGACTACGGTACTCAAATGGTAGGCGGGGTTACTCCCGGTAAAGGCGGCACCAAGGTGGATTTCGACCTGGAGAACGGCTCGACGGTTTCCCTTCCCGTCTTCAATACGGTAGCGGATGCCGTTAAAGAAACGGGCGCCAACGCGTCGGTTATCTACGTGGCCCCTCCGTTCGCGGCGGAAGCAATCATGGAAGCCGTAGACGCGGATCTTGATCTAGTCATCTGTATCACCGAAGGCATTCCGGTTCTGGATATGGTGAAGGTAAGCCGTTATATGGAAGGCAAGCGCACTGTCCTGATCGGGCCTAACTGCCCGGGCGTTATTACGCCAGGCGAATCCAAGATCGGCATCATGCCGGGCTATATCCACGCCCCAGGTCACGTTGGGGTCGTTTCCCGCAGCGGAACCCTTACTTACGAAGCCGTTCATCAGCTGACGACGCGCGGCATCGGCCAATCCTCTGCCGTTGGTATCGGCGGAGACCCGGTTAAAGGCTCCGAGTTCATCGACATCCTGAAGATGTTCAATGAAGACCCGGATACTTACGCTGTTATCATGATCGGGGAGATCGGCGGTACGGCGGAAGAAGAAGCAGCCGAGTGGATCGAAGCCAACATGACGAAGCCGGTTGTCGGCTTCATCGGCGGCAAGACGGCTCCGGCCGGCAAGCGCATGGGCCATGCGGGTGCCATTATCTCCGGAGGCAAAGGAACGGCTGCGGAGAAAGTAGCTACTCTGGAGCGCTGCGGAATCAAGGTAGCTCCGACTCCGTCCGAGATGGGCTCCACGCTGGTAAGCGTGCTGGAAGAAAAAGGCCTGCTCGACAAGTGCATCACCAAAAAATAA
- the trmFO gene encoding FADH(2)-oxidizing methylenetetrahydrofolate--tRNA-(uracil(54)-C(5))-methyltransferase TrmFO: MSAPQKVTVIGAGLAGSEAAWQIARQGVPVTLYEMRPVRKTPAHISDKFAELVCSNSLRANGLSNAVGVLKEEMRIMDSLILASADKHAVPAGGALAVDRDLFSGEITSTLRNHPLIEVKNEELTELPEGITVVASGPLTSPALSEHLKSLMGEEYLYFYDAAAPIVEKDSIDMNKVYLASRYDKGEAAYLNCPMSEEEYNAFLDALISAEVAPVKEFEKEIYFEGCMPVEIMASRGRQTLLFGPLKPVGLVNPHTGELPYAVVQLRQDNAAGTLYNLVGFQTHLKWGEQKRVFSMIPGLENAEFVRYGVMHRNTFINSPKLLNQTYQFKGRDNLFFAGQMTGVEGYVESAASGLIAGLNAGRLALGLEPVTLPEETALGGMAAYITHAEFTNFQPMNANFGLFPPLSERIRNKKAKNEKLAERALDSIRHFASSLPHSINK; the protein is encoded by the coding sequence GTGTCAGCACCACAGAAAGTTACCGTTATCGGGGCGGGGTTGGCGGGAAGCGAAGCCGCCTGGCAAATCGCCCGTCAAGGCGTTCCGGTTACCCTGTATGAAATGCGTCCGGTCCGCAAAACACCGGCCCATATATCAGACAAGTTCGCTGAGCTCGTCTGCAGCAATTCGCTTAGGGCGAACGGGCTGTCCAATGCAGTAGGCGTCCTGAAGGAAGAAATGAGAATCATGGATTCCCTCATCCTGGCTAGCGCGGACAAGCATGCGGTTCCGGCAGGAGGAGCCCTGGCCGTGGACCGGGATTTGTTTTCGGGAGAAATTACTTCAACCTTAAGAAACCATCCCTTGATCGAAGTGAAGAACGAGGAGCTGACCGAGCTGCCGGAAGGCATTACGGTAGTTGCATCGGGGCCCCTTACCTCTCCTGCGCTTTCCGAGCACCTGAAGAGCCTAATGGGAGAGGAGTACCTGTATTTCTACGATGCGGCCGCTCCTATTGTGGAGAAGGATTCCATCGACATGAACAAGGTCTACCTGGCATCCCGTTATGACAAGGGAGAAGCCGCTTATCTGAATTGTCCCATGTCCGAGGAAGAATACAACGCCTTTCTCGATGCCCTGATCAGCGCCGAGGTAGCTCCGGTTAAGGAGTTTGAGAAGGAAATTTATTTTGAGGGCTGCATGCCGGTGGAAATCATGGCCTCCCGCGGCCGTCAGACGCTGTTGTTCGGTCCGTTGAAGCCGGTTGGGCTGGTGAACCCGCACACGGGAGAGCTTCCTTATGCGGTCGTTCAGCTTCGGCAGGATAACGCCGCCGGTACCTTATATAACTTGGTCGGCTTCCAGACGCACCTGAAATGGGGAGAGCAGAAGAGAGTCTTCTCCATGATCCCCGGGCTCGAGAATGCGGAGTTCGTCCGGTACGGCGTTATGCATCGGAATACGTTTATCAATTCTCCTAAGCTGCTGAATCAGACGTACCAGTTTAAAGGAAGGGATAACCTGTTCTTTGCCGGTCAGATGACGGGAGTGGAAGGGTACGTGGAGTCTGCGGCATCCGGGCTTATCGCGGGACTTAACGCAGGGCGTCTTGCTCTAGGTCTCGAGCCGGTCACCTTGCCGGAGGAAACGGCACTCGGTGGAATGGCCGCCTACATTACGCACGCGGAGTTTACCAATTTCCAGCCGATGAACGCGAATTTTGGCCTGTTCCCGCCGCTGTCCGAACGGATCCGCAACAAGAAGGCCAAAAACGAGAAGCTAGCCGAAAGAGCTCTGGACTCGATCCGGCATTTTGCTTCCTCCCTGCCGCATAGTATCAATAAGTAG
- the hslU gene encoding ATP-dependent protease ATPase subunit HslU, with amino-acid sequence MNHAALTPRQIVAELDKYIIGQGKAKKSVAVALRNRYRRNQLDEALRDEIVPKNILMIGPTGVGKTEIARRLAKLVQAPFVKVEATKFTEVGYVGRDVESMVRDLVETSIRMVKAEKTEKLKDKAEKAANERIAAILAPSAVPPKSQRNPFEMIFGGQNQGAQEEPAPDPGIQAKRKDLLERLAKGELENETVEIEVEDNAPNMLDMLSGQGNDQMGMNMQEILGSMMPKKKKRRKLTIKEAREVLTHEEAQKLMDMDEVIQESLKRAEQSGIIFIDEIDKVASAGRANGPDVSREGVQRDILPIVEGSTITTKYGPVHTDYILFIAAGAFHTSKPSDLIPELQGRFPIRVELNNLTQADFEMILKEPKNALTKQYTALLETEGITVEFSEEAIQEVARIAAEVNQNTDNIGARRLHTVLEKLLEDLSFEAPDITLDRFVITPEYVREKLVEIAKNRDLSQYIL; translated from the coding sequence ATGAATCATGCTGCATTAACTCCAAGACAAATCGTAGCGGAGTTGGACAAATACATTATCGGGCAAGGAAAAGCGAAGAAGTCGGTAGCGGTGGCTTTGCGCAACCGGTATCGAAGGAACCAGCTTGATGAAGCCCTACGGGATGAGATCGTTCCCAAAAATATTTTGATGATCGGTCCGACCGGGGTAGGGAAAACGGAAATCGCCCGCCGTTTGGCCAAATTGGTGCAAGCTCCGTTCGTTAAGGTCGAAGCGACCAAATTCACCGAGGTCGGGTATGTGGGCCGGGATGTCGAATCGATGGTGCGCGACCTGGTCGAGACGTCGATCCGGATGGTAAAGGCTGAGAAGACCGAGAAGCTGAAGGACAAGGCGGAGAAAGCCGCAAACGAACGGATCGCTGCCATTCTGGCGCCATCGGCGGTCCCTCCCAAGTCGCAGCGCAACCCGTTCGAGATGATCTTCGGCGGCCAGAATCAGGGAGCGCAGGAAGAGCCGGCTCCCGATCCGGGCATTCAGGCCAAGCGTAAGGACCTTCTGGAGAGACTGGCCAAGGGGGAGCTGGAGAACGAAACGGTGGAAATCGAGGTCGAAGACAACGCCCCTAACATGCTCGATATGCTATCGGGTCAGGGGAACGACCAGATGGGCATGAACATGCAGGAAATTCTCGGCAGCATGATGCCGAAGAAGAAGAAGCGCCGCAAGCTGACTATCAAGGAAGCGCGGGAAGTCTTGACCCATGAAGAGGCCCAGAAGCTGATGGACATGGATGAAGTCATCCAGGAATCGCTGAAGCGCGCCGAACAGTCGGGGATCATTTTCATCGATGAAATCGACAAAGTGGCTAGTGCAGGAAGAGCCAATGGCCCTGATGTCTCACGGGAGGGAGTACAAAGGGACATTCTTCCTATTGTGGAAGGGTCCACCATTACGACCAAGTATGGTCCCGTTCATACCGACTATATCCTTTTTATCGCCGCAGGGGCTTTTCACACGAGCAAGCCTTCGGATTTGATCCCGGAGCTGCAAGGACGGTTTCCTATTCGTGTCGAGCTGAACAATTTGACCCAAGCGGATTTTGAGATGATCCTGAAGGAACCCAAGAACGCCCTGACGAAGCAGTATACCGCCCTGCTGGAAACGGAAGGGATTACGGTAGAGTTCTCGGAGGAAGCCATACAGGAGGTGGCCCGCATAGCGGCCGAGGTTAACCAGAATACGGACAACATCGGCGCGCGGCGGCTGCATACGGTGCTGGAGAAGCTGCTGGAGGATCTCTCCTTCGAAGCTCCGGATATCACGCTGGACCGTTTTGTTATCACACCGGAATACGTGAGGGAGAAGCTGGTGGAGATCGCCAAGAACCGGGATTTGAGCCAGTACATTTTATAG
- the xerC gene encoding tyrosine recombinase XerC: MFLLINEHWIDGFLRYLASERNASEHTIENYAKDLHQFTAFLEERQLDDFKQVSYLNVRTYLALLNEQEYAKKSVSRKLSALRSFYQYLVREGEVDVSPFTYIRTPKQDKRLPKFMYTNEMISLLEAPDRSTPLGQRDGALMEALYASGMRVSELVSLNIQSIDMPAGIALVRGKGSKERYVPLGDPAVEAIRLYVQEGRASLLQGREEQALFLNYTGTRLSDRSVRRVLDKYLDSLAGHQRISPHTFRHSFATHMLEAGADLRTVQELLGHVNLSTTQIYTHVTKDHLQSVYNQAHPRA, from the coding sequence GTGTTCCTATTGATCAATGAGCATTGGATCGACGGTTTTTTGCGCTATCTCGCTTCGGAGCGGAATGCCTCGGAGCACACCATAGAAAACTATGCCAAGGACCTGCATCAATTCACGGCCTTTCTGGAGGAGAGGCAGCTGGACGACTTCAAGCAGGTTTCTTATTTGAATGTCAGAACCTACCTGGCCTTGTTGAATGAGCAAGAGTACGCCAAGAAGAGTGTAAGCCGCAAGCTTTCCGCCCTCCGGTCTTTCTATCAGTACCTGGTAAGGGAGGGGGAGGTGGACGTCAGTCCTTTTACGTACATTCGAACGCCGAAGCAGGACAAAAGGCTGCCGAAATTCATGTATACGAATGAAATGATCTCGCTGCTGGAAGCTCCTGACCGTTCCACTCCGCTCGGCCAGAGGGATGGAGCGCTCATGGAGGCTCTCTATGCAAGCGGGATGCGTGTCAGCGAACTTGTAAGTCTGAATATTCAGTCTATAGACATGCCGGCCGGTATCGCGCTTGTCCGCGGGAAGGGCTCGAAGGAGCGCTATGTTCCTCTAGGGGATCCGGCAGTTGAAGCGATCCGGCTGTATGTACAAGAAGGCCGGGCTTCTCTGCTGCAAGGCAGAGAAGAACAAGCGCTGTTTCTTAATTATACGGGCACCCGATTAAGCGACCGGAGTGTTCGCCGGGTGCTTGACAAGTATCTGGATTCTCTTGCCGGCCATCAGAGGATCAGTCCTCATACGTTTCGTCATTCTTTCGCGACCCACATGCTGGAGGCCGGGGCGGATTTGAGGACGGTGCAGGAGCTGCTCGGGCACGTGAATCTCTCGACTACGCAAATCTACACGCATGTGACGAAGGATCATCTGCAATCGGTTTATAATCAAGCCCATCCCAGGGCTTAG